The Crocosphaera subtropica ATCC 51142 genome includes a window with the following:
- a CDS encoding AMP-binding protein: MFPADSTLVDLLQHRATHQPQQLSYVFLTNGETEEITLSYQTLTEKVMAIAAQLQAMNLQNERALLLYAPGLDFVTAFLGCLAAGVGAVPVYPPQGKQPLSRLEAIAADAEAKIVLTTNNFLAKIKQYFSETARFTYLTTDSLDESLALQWKQPNINSKTLAFLQYTSGSTGNPKGVMVSHGNLLQNSANIYRGFKHNDNSRVVSWLPHYHDMGLIGGILQPLYGGFPVILMSPSSFIRKPIRWLRAISRYGATTSGGPNFAYKRCVETITPKQKAGLDLSSWKIAFTGAESISSETLDQFAEAFAPCGFRREAFYPCYGLAEATLFVTGKVLTKSELRSQNSEVREPNLIRVDSEALQQNRVVVTIDETVKTQKIVSCGQPTSDETVIIVDPETLLPCSPEKVGEIWVSGASVAQGYWQQKEITEATFKAYLADTKEGTFLRTGDLGFLHDGELFVTGRLKDVIIIRGHNYYPQDIELTVENSHPAIRPNNCVATSITHEEEEKLLIIAEIKRKFLQKLNLEETITKIRANISQNHGIQTDNIVLVKQGSIPKTSSGKIQRQACKQAYLEQNLPTIESLQVFKSSPHAPSNLIQWLRNYANEHINSRLMDERRCIPPHIVLDFGNQGLLGMQVPPEYGGLGLNHGETMKVIEQLGAIDTTLSLFVGLNNILGIRPLLQFGSQALKEELLPMLATGRELAAFALTEPSAGSNPQAITSSAMPLSSDKWVLNGTKIWSGSAAWAGVINVFVQQKDAQGKFQGISSFAVRRGTPGLKQGPEALTLGMRGMVQNTVYLNNVPVSASQQLGDPGEGMKVAQDAMMYGRLAIAAASVGGMKRCAQLWHRYSSRRQISTGRLLDNPLVLARLNGLTAAITTVETLVTSIAQLLDQGQEVPIEAYTVCKMAAPEFYWQAADNLVQFLGGRGYIETNIAPQILRDARVLRIFEGPTETLTAFLGSRLIYQPKGLKRLLRDTLGVPEIYEQLQQTVEQIQYYRKSPFTEATKTKHWTAMLCGEVAMWGVLLAVLQAKAIATPLESLDRAIAWTKEHFQQKIAQGFIKTPDELVISSANKTTELIADYETAIGDIEQTLAGEDRELDELLRKQKNGEIREYSAVKKIERAEKPLSEEDWEKRGVIEDWLKNWLGKKLNLSPQTIDPKRAFADYGIDSVMAVELAQDLQEWLGHTQELEASLAWNFPNIKSLAKYLTTVASVAEDEAVEEILSMAEPEMMSAIKNASEEEIQTAISQEMAELESLLKGGYQR, from the coding sequence ATGTTTCCAGCCGACTCAACTCTCGTTGACCTGTTACAACACAGGGCAACTCACCAACCGCAACAGCTAAGTTATGTCTTTCTGACCAATGGGGAAACTGAGGAAATTACCCTGAGTTATCAAACCCTGACAGAAAAAGTAATGGCGATCGCAGCCCAGTTACAAGCTATGAACTTGCAGAACGAACGAGCTTTGCTGCTTTATGCCCCTGGGCTTGATTTTGTGACCGCTTTTTTAGGTTGCTTAGCTGCGGGAGTTGGGGCGGTTCCGGTTTATCCACCCCAAGGGAAACAGCCCTTGTCTCGACTAGAGGCGATCGCAGCAGATGCTGAGGCTAAAATTGTTCTAACGACCAACAATTTTTTAGCAAAAATTAAGCAATATTTTTCAGAAACAGCGAGGTTTACCTACTTAACTACTGATTCTTTAGACGAAAGTTTAGCTTTACAGTGGAAACAACCGAATATTAATAGCAAAACCCTGGCTTTCCTCCAATACACCTCTGGCTCAACAGGAAATCCCAAAGGGGTTATGGTGAGTCATGGAAACTTACTTCAGAACTCCGCTAATATTTATCGAGGATTTAAGCACAATGATAACAGTCGGGTAGTAAGTTGGCTTCCCCATTACCATGATATGGGGTTGATAGGAGGTATTCTACAGCCTTTGTACGGGGGTTTCCCTGTTATTTTAATGTCGCCGAGCAGTTTTATCAGAAAACCCATTCGCTGGTTACGGGCTATTTCTCGTTATGGTGCGACCACAAGCGGTGGACCTAACTTTGCTTATAAACGCTGTGTAGAAACCATTACCCCCAAACAGAAGGCAGGACTGGACTTGAGTTCCTGGAAAATAGCTTTTACGGGGGCTGAGTCCATTTCCTCTGAAACCTTAGACCAGTTTGCTGAAGCTTTTGCCCCTTGTGGGTTTCGGCGAGAAGCCTTTTATCCTTGCTATGGGTTAGCTGAGGCGACTTTATTTGTGACGGGGAAGGTTTTAACGAAGTCAGAACTCAGAAGTCAGAACTCAGAAGTTAGAGAACCGAACCTTATTAGGGTTGATAGTGAGGCATTACAACAAAATCGAGTGGTTGTGACAATTGATGAAACAGTGAAAACTCAAAAAATTGTTAGTTGTGGTCAACCTACTTCAGATGAAACCGTGATTATTGTTGATCCTGAGACTTTATTACCCTGTTCTCCTGAAAAAGTAGGAGAAATCTGGGTTTCGGGGGCTAGTGTTGCTCAAGGTTATTGGCAGCAAAAAGAAATAACAGAAGCAACGTTTAAGGCTTATCTGGCTGATACAAAAGAAGGGACTTTTTTACGAACAGGAGATTTAGGCTTTCTCCATGACGGGGAATTATTCGTTACAGGAAGGCTTAAAGATGTGATTATTATTCGGGGTCATAATTATTATCCCCAAGATATAGAACTGACGGTAGAAAACTCTCACCCTGCTATTCGTCCTAATAATTGTGTAGCAACAAGTATTACCCATGAAGAAGAAGAAAAGCTACTAATAATTGCAGAAATTAAACGAAAATTCCTACAGAAATTGAATTTAGAAGAAACTATCACGAAAATAAGAGCTAATATTTCTCAAAATCATGGCATTCAAACCGATAATATTGTCTTAGTTAAACAGGGTAGTATTCCTAAAACATCAAGCGGTAAAATTCAGCGTCAGGCGTGTAAACAGGCGTATTTAGAACAAAATCTGCCCACAATTGAAAGTTTACAAGTGTTTAAGTCTTCTCCTCATGCCCCCTCTAACTTAATCCAATGGTTACGAAATTATGCCAACGAACATATTAACTCCCGCTTAATGGATGAGCGTCGCTGCATTCCCCCTCATATTGTGTTAGATTTTGGCAATCAGGGACTCTTAGGGATGCAGGTTCCCCCCGAATATGGAGGATTAGGGTTAAATCATGGGGAAACCATGAAGGTAATTGAGCAATTAGGAGCCATTGACACAACATTATCCTTATTTGTGGGATTAAACAATATTTTAGGTATTCGTCCCCTACTACAGTTCGGGAGTCAAGCTTTAAAAGAAGAACTACTACCTATGTTAGCCACAGGACGAGAACTGGCGGCCTTTGCTTTAACCGAACCAAGTGCCGGCTCAAACCCCCAAGCCATCACATCTTCTGCCATGCCTCTGTCTTCGGATAAATGGGTATTAAACGGGACTAAAATCTGGAGTGGTTCGGCAGCTTGGGCAGGGGTAATTAACGTTTTCGTGCAGCAAAAAGACGCACAAGGGAAATTTCAAGGAATAAGCAGTTTTGCCGTCAGAAGGGGAACCCCAGGACTGAAACAGGGGCCCGAAGCCTTAACCCTGGGAATGCGAGGCATGGTACAAAATACCGTCTATTTGAATAACGTTCCTGTCAGTGCGTCCCAACAACTGGGAGATCCAGGGGAAGGGATGAAAGTGGCTCAAGATGCCATGATGTATGGACGGTTAGCCATTGCTGCTGCTAGTGTGGGGGGAATGAAACGTTGCGCTCAGTTGTGGCATCGCTATAGTTCTCGTCGGCAAATTTCTACGGGGCGTTTATTAGATAATCCTTTGGTTTTAGCCCGTTTAAATGGATTAACGGCTGCCATTACAACAGTGGAAACGTTAGTTACCAGTATCGCTCAATTGCTAGACCAAGGACAAGAAGTCCCCATTGAGGCTTATACAGTGTGTAAAATGGCCGCTCCTGAGTTTTATTGGCAAGCGGCGGATAACTTAGTTCAATTTCTGGGGGGTCGGGGCTATATTGAAACCAATATTGCACCCCAAATTTTACGAGATGCCAGGGTTTTGAGGATTTTTGAAGGGCCAACGGAAACCTTAACGGCTTTTCTGGGATCAAGGCTCATTTATCAACCCAAAGGGCTTAAAAGATTGCTTCGTGACACTTTAGGTGTACCTGAAATTTACGAACAGTTACAGCAAACCGTTGAGCAAATTCAGTATTACAGAAAATCCCCCTTTACTGAGGCAACAAAAACCAAACATTGGACAGCCATGTTATGTGGAGAAGTGGCGATGTGGGGCGTTTTGCTGGCAGTATTACAAGCAAAAGCGATCGCAACTCCATTAGAATCATTAGATCGAGCGATCGCTTGGACAAAAGAACATTTTCAGCAAAAAATTGCCCAAGGGTTTATCAAAACCCCTGATGAACTGGTGATCAGCAGTGCCAACAAGACAACAGAATTAATTGCAGATTACGAAACAGCGATCGGGGACATAGAGCAAACCCTGGCAGGGGAAGATCGGGAGTTAGATGAGCTTTTAAGAAAACAAAAGAATGGGGAAATCAGAGAATATTCTGCGGTTAAGAAGATAGAAAGAGCAGAAAAACCCTTATCCGAAGAAGACTGGGAGAAAAGGGGAGTCATTGAGGACTGGTTGAAGAACTGGTTAGGGAAGAAATTAAACCTATCACCCCAAACTATTGATCCAAAGCGAGCGTTTGCTGATTATGGAATTGATTCGGTTATGGCTGTGGAATTAGCTCAAGATTTGCAAGAATGGCTCGGTCATACGCAAGAATTAGAGGCTAGTCTGGCTTGGAATTTTCCCAATATTAAATCCTTGGCGAAATATTTAACAACTGTAGCATCTGTTGCTGAGGATGAAGCAGTAGAAGAAATATTGAGCATGGCTGAACCTGAGATGATGTCAGCTATCAAAAACGCCTCAGAAGAAGAAATTCAAACTGCCATTAGCCAAGAAATGGCAGAGTTAGAAAGTTTATTGAAGGGAGGTTACCAACGATGA